A stretch of DNA from Halobacteriovorax vibrionivorans:
ATTTGCGCAATCACCTATCAGTGATTTCTCAAATAGTTCCAATTACGATTTGGCCAAAGAAAAGATTATAAGTGTATCTGGAACAAAACGAATTCTTCTCATTAGTAATGGTCAAGATAGTTTTGCCAAAGGTGATTACATTACTATTTTAGTCAACAAAGAACCTGTAGTACGAGGTATTGTTCCAAAACAAAAGAATAATGTAGCAGCAATTAAAATCACTAAGATTTATAATGAAGAGATTTATTCAAATATTTTCGTGAACCAAGATGTTGAAGTACTTCGAGGTGATGATTCTGCATATGGTAAAGCAAATACAGCAGAAGAAAGTGAATTTAGAATTACTGATAGCGAATCACTATATGATGATACTACTTTATTAGATGAGGACATTTATAGTGAAGAGGCACAAGAAGGCGGAATAATTAAAAATGATAATCTTGTCTCTGTTGGTATTGGGCTAGTAGATGGCTTTAATACCGCAGGTAAAGAAGATACAAATACTCAGTATAATGCATCTTGGGCTTTTCAATTAGATAAGAATATTTGGCTAGAAGGAAGTGTTGGGCGTCACTTAATCAGAGGCTTTCCAAATGAAGAGATCGACACTGCTGTAAACCAATATATATTCCGTGCAAAATATTCATTTGAAGGACCACTTTATACAGTATTTATGCCATATGCAGGATATAAATTTGCAACTGCAGATAGTCCTGGTGCAGGTGATGTATCAGCGGTTGGTGCTGATGCAGCCGCACGAGAAAAAGATTTAGTTGCAAGTGTTGAGAAGAGTGAGCCAGTTTTTGGAATTACGGCATTAAAAAGATTAGTCCCTGGTTGGTTCTTTAGAGCTGATATTGGTACCGATCTCATGGGAGTCAGTCTTGCTCTTGAATTCTAAACTTTTTTTAATATTAATTTTACTTAGTTCATGTGGAGTAAAAGCTCCACCTAAACCAAAGAACCAAAACTTCCCTTCATTTATTGAAGAGAATAAAAAAGTTCTTAGGCCATCAAAAACCACAAAACAAGAAACTAAAAAGAAAGAAGATAGTAATTAATGAGAATCATTCTTAGCCTTGGGACTAATCTTGGTGACCGAATCGAATCAATCAAAAGCGCATCTAAGTTATTAGAAGACGCATTTAACTGTGAAGCCAAAATGAGTCACTTTTATGAGTCACCTCCCTATGGACCGCAGGATCAACCTTCCTTTCTTAATATTGCCCTAGAAATAAACACTTGTTTAAATCTTTCCCCAACTTCAATCTTGAAAATATGTAAGGAGATCGAAGAGAGGTTAGGTCGAAAACACCGCTATCACTGGGGTCCTCGTGAAATTGATATTGACATAATTTTTATCGACTTCTTAGAAGTAAAAGAAGAAAAGCTCACCATACCGCACAAAGACTTTCGAAACCGAAGCTTTGTTTTAGAACCATTAAAAGACTTACCTTCATTTTCTGAGTATAAAGAGCATTACAAAATTAAAACATTGAAGAACAAGAATACAAAATTGATCCTATAAACTTTTCTCGTTGCGACACCTGGTGCCAAGTCCTTATTACCTATTTACTAAATACTGAAAAGGTATCTATAATAAGGTACTTAAAACTTTGAACAATTGGTTCCAATATGATCAACTTTGAATTAACTTCCGAGCAGAAAGAAATTCGTGAACTTGCAATGAAATTTGCAAGGAATGAGATGATGCCAAAAGCTGGCGAATTTGATGAGAAGGCCCAAATGCCAATGGATATCTTAAAACAGGCATGGGAGCTTGGTCTCGTTAATACTTGCATACCTGCAGAATATGGTGGTGCCGGATTTACGACAATTGATTCAATGATTATCACAGAGGCCCTAGCTTACGGTTGTCTCGGAATGAATACTTCGATTATGGCCAATGACTTAGCA
This window harbors:
- the folK gene encoding 2-amino-4-hydroxy-6-hydroxymethyldihydropteridine diphosphokinase — protein: MRIILSLGTNLGDRIESIKSASKLLEDAFNCEAKMSHFYESPPYGPQDQPSFLNIALEINTCLNLSPTSILKICKEIEERLGRKHRYHWGPREIDIDIIFIDFLEVKEEKLTIPHKDFRNRSFVLEPLKDLPSFSEYKEHYKIKTLKNKNTKLIL